In Oncorhynchus clarkii lewisi isolate Uvic-CL-2024 chromosome 2, UVic_Ocla_1.0, whole genome shotgun sequence, one DNA window encodes the following:
- the LOC139420214 gene encoding phosphatidylinositol 4-kinase beta-like: protein MGDTELGLSAVQPEELEPQSPSTASSSPSLSLPSSPSSGSYHYQQTTSPSPTHSDGPAASSPPLDVISEGVGELTLVIDPEVAKMACQEVLQKVKFLKGESEGSGPGSDGGNSTDQTLVNGTVHTEPIKPPKIPGEEDSEALPPGSVKSARRRQRHNPSKQSWLLRLFESKLFDVSMAISYLHNSKEPGVQAYIGNRLFSFRHEEVDFYLPQLLNMYIHMDEDVGDAIKPYVVHRCRQSISFSLQCAWLLGAYSSDMHISTQRHSRGTKLRKLIFSDELKPVAVRARQPLTLAPFCPLPTAAPSLHGHGLGGEHGLSPTKRTHQRSKSDATVSISLSSNLKRTASNPKVESNQDEPARLAPQREFIKSLMGIGKRLATLPTKEQKTSRLISELSLLNHKLPARVWLPTAAFDHHVVRVPHTQAVVLNSKDKAPYLIYVEVLECEDFETSNVPVRISETRIRSTRSVENLPDCGITADQRAGGFSTVHNYDEDNEAWSVDDIRDLQVELPEFHTNSCDNISQFSVDSITSLDSKEPIFIAAGDIRRRLSEQLAHTPTTFKRDPEDPSAVALKEPWQEKVQRIREGSPYGHIPTWRLLSVIVKCGDDLRQELLASQVLQQLQIIWEQERVPIWIKPYKILVISSDSGMIEPIVNAVSIHQVKKQSQMSLLDYFLQEHGTHTTEAFLTAQRNFVQSCAGYCLICYLLQVKDRHNGNILLDAEGHIIHIDFGFILSSSPRNLGFETSAFRLTNEFVDVMGGLDGDMFNYYKMLMLQGLIAARKHMDKVIQIVEIMQQGSQLPCFHGSSTIRTLKERFHMSLTEEQLQVLVEQMVDGSMRSITTKLYDGFQYLTNGIM from the exons ATGGGTGACACGGAGCTGGGTCTGTCTGCTGTACAGCCAGAGGAATTAGAACCGCAGAGCCCCTCcacagcctcctcctctccctcactctctctgccctcctccccttcctctggaTCCTACCACTATCAGCAGACCACCAGTCCCAGCCCCACTCACAGCGATGGTCCAGCCGCCTCCAGCCCACCCCTGGATGTCATCTCAGAGGGCGTGGGCGAGCTGACCCTGGTCATCGATCCCGAGGTGGCCAAGATGGCCTGCCAGGAGGTGCTGCAGAAGGTGAAGTTTCTCAAAGGCGAAAGTGAGGGGTCAGGTCCTGGGTCTGATGGTGGCAATAGCACAGACCAAACACTGGTCAACGGGACTGTACATACAGAGCCTATCAAGCCCCCAAAAATCCCCGGGGAGGAGGACTCTGAGGCACTGCCTCCAGGCTCGGTGAAAAGCGCGCGGCGGCGCCAGCGCCACAACCCCTCCAAGCAGTCGTGGCTGCTGCGGCTGTTTGAGTCCAAACTCTTCGACGTGTCAATGGCCATCTCCTATCTACACAACTCCAAGGAGCCGGGTGTGCAGGCCTACATCGGCAACCGTCTGTTCAGCTTCCGCCACGAGGAGGTGGACTTCTACCTGCCGCAGCTGCTCAACATGTACATCCACATGGACGAGGACGTGGGAGACGCCATCAAGCCCTACGTG GTGCACCGCTGCCGTCAGAGTATCTCCTTCTCGCTGCAGTGCGCCTGGCTGCTGGGCGCCTACTCCTCCGACATGCACATCTCCACACAGCGACACTCGCGCGGCACCAAGCTACGCAAACTCATCTTCTCCGACGAACTCAAACCAGTTGCAGTCCGTGCCCGCCAGCCACTGACGTTGGCCCCTTTCTGCCCACTTCCGACTGCTGCACCATCCCTGCACGGGCACGGCTTGGGCGGAGAGCACGGTCTGTCGCCTACTAAGCGCACGCATCAGCGCTCCAAGTCGGACGCCACGGTCAGCATCAGCCTGAGCAGCAACCTGAAGAGGACAGCGAGCAACCCCAAGGTGGAGAGCAACCAGGACGAG CCGGCGCGTCTGGCACCGCAGAGAGAGTTCATCAAGTCCCTGATGGGCATTGGGAAGCGGCTGGCCACGCTGCCCACTAAGGAGCAGAAGACGTCCCGGCTCATCTCGGAGCTTTCGCTGCTCAACCACAAGCTGCCCGCCCGCGTCTGGCTGCCCACCGCCGCCTTCGACCACCACGTGGTGCGCGTCCCTCACACACAGGCTGTGGTGCTCAACTCCAAAGACAAG GCGCCGTACCTCATCTATGTGGAGGTTCTGGAGTGTGAGGACTTTGAGACGTCCAACGTTCCGGTGCGGATCTCCGAGACCAGGATCCGCAGCACGCGCTCAGTGGAGAACCTTCCGGACTGCGGCATCACGGCAGATCAGCGAGCCGGGGGCTTCTCAACGGTTCACAACTACGATGAGGATAACGAAGCCTGGTCTGTGGACGACATCAGGGATCTGCAGGTGGAG CTCCCAGAGTTCCACACCAACAGCTGTGACAACATCTCCCAGTTCTCAGTGGACAGCATCACCAGCCTGGACAGCAAGGAGCCCATCTTCATCGCTGCTGGAGACATCAG GCGGCGTCTCTCAGAGCAGCTAGCTCACACACCCACCACATTCAAACGGGACCCAGAGGACCCTTCAGCAGTGGCCCTCAAGGAGCCGTGGCAGGAGAAGGTTCA GCGGATAAGGGAGGGCTCCCCATATGGACACATCCCTACCTGGAGGTTGTTGTCAGTCATCGTCAAGTGTGGCGACGACCTTCGGCAAGAGCTCCTGGCCTCTCAAGTGCTGCAGCAGCTCCAG aTCATCTGGGAACAGGAGCGCGTGCCTATCTGGATCAAACCCTACAAGATCCTGGTGATCTCCTCTGACAGCGGCATGATTGAACCCATAGTCAACGCAGTGTCCATCCACCAG GTGAAGAAACAGAGCCAGATGTCTCTGCTGGACTACTTCCTGCAGGAACACGGTACCCACACCACCGAGGCCTTCCTCACGGCCCAGCGCAACTTTGTCCAGAGCTGTGCAGGCTACTGTCTCATCTGCTACCTGCTGCAGGTCAAAGACAG ACACAATGGCAACATCCTGTTGGACGCTGAGGGCCACATCATCCACATAGACTTTGGCTTCATTCTGTCCAGCTCGCCCCGCAACCTGGGCTTCGAGACCTCTGCTTTCAGACTCACCAACGAGTTTGTAGAC gtgatggGAGGTCTGGATGGAGACATGTTTAATTACTATAAGATGCTCATGCTGCAGGGCCTGATAGCAGCACGTAAACACATGGACAAAGTCATCCAGATAGTGGAGATCATGCAGCAAG GCTCCCAGCTGCCCTGCTTCCACGGATCCAGCACCATCCGGACCTTGAAGGAGCGTTTCCACATGAGCCTGACGGAGGAACAGCTGCAGGTCCTGGTGGAGCAGATGGTGGACGGATCCATGCGCTCCATCACCACCAAGCTCTATGACGGCTTCCAGTACCTCACCAACGGCATcatgtga